Sequence from the Caretta caretta isolate rCarCar2 chromosome 8, rCarCar1.hap1, whole genome shotgun sequence genome:
GTAAAACTTTGTCATTAGAAATAGACTAACATGAGGTCCTCAGCTCTGCTTCTGTGGAATACAGCATGCCTCTCTTGCAAACCTGTTCTTTTACTTATTTGTCCCTGCCCTGCTGCTAGTCCGGAGAGGTTTCCAGACCATATCATCTTTCATTTCAAAGGTTTTTTGTTGGGGATTATAGTCAGTGATTAGCTAGTTTGTTGTAATGCTTGGCAGAGCATCCTCAGGTGAGCAGGTTACTATAATTCTGCTGTGAAATCATATTAATCGAGTTAATTCTATCAGCAGCATTTTCTGGGGGTTTTGAAGGGAGAACCCAGGTGCTGCTCTTTGCATAGCTTTCCTCACTTCTTTGCATTTTGACTTTTATTCCCCTGTGAACAAGCCATGTGTTCCTTTCTAGAGTGTTTAAACAAGGCTCCAATCATTACAACATGCTGGAGAAAAACAATCATCAAATGGCCCATTAAGCTTGATGCCAGCTCTGAAGAGAGGAACAGCTTCCTTCAGTTGGCAATATGCTTGCAGCTTAGTGGTGGTGCAAAGAGTAGCAGGCAACTGCAGTCTGGTTGCACTTCTGTGGTTCTGTCTTGTCCCATTTTGGAGAGTCAGTGAAGTGCTAGAAGGTGCTCGCAGGAGCTTTCCCTTTTTACTGTTCTGGCACCAAACTCTAGGGAGAGCGGGGTAATGTCAGCTGCTGCTGTCAGACGTTTAGGTTATACTGCTTAAAGTCCTTTTGTTTAAGGGACAgattctccagcccctcctctctcaGCACATACCCACACCCCGAGCACAGGCTAAACTGGCTTGAGCACAGGCTAAGCAGGATCCCCTTACTGACAATTCACTGTCACATCACTAGGCCACTTCTCCCTGACAATTGGGCCAGAGATTATTTGCACCTGCAGATCCATCCCAGTGGATTTCATTGGGCAGTCTTGTCTTGGGTGACCAGGGAACCAGTTAACAGGCACCTGACTCATGCAAAGTCTATGGCTTATCTGGTTAATACCATCCATTGTTAACTGAGGACCAAACCCTATTTTGCATTCATTACTGAGGCCTGGCTGGATATTTTAAGTCCAATGTTTTCTAGATGAGAAGTAGGTTCAGCCTGAACCAGTAGAGGGTTTGGTATCAGCTATAACAATTACAGTATTATTGGTATTTATTGTTATATGTAGGATGATAGAGCAGGGATCAGGACCCCTctgagctaggtgctgtacacaagtaagaaaaagacagtcccttccccaaggagCTTGCAGCTGTCCTTAGAAGTAGGAAGTGCCTTACCCCAAAATAGGGTTTGTTTTAGTGTATCTGGCAAGGCGAGGGTTAAGATGGGAATAGCTGTCATCCCATCTGTGTGTCAGAGTCTGTGTCTTTGCTTGGTGCTAGCTAGCTTGGCAATCTCAccatctcggggggggggggtgtcttatCCACGAAAGAGAACTCGCAGGTTCGCACGGCTACTCTGACAGCCAGCAGACAATGCCAGGCTGTCTGTGGCTCAGTGTGCCCAAGTGGGTGTTTCTGGCTATCTTGGGGGGCTCAGAGGGGGGGCATAGAGACTAAACATTAGTTGGGAGTGGCCCATCACCTCCATCAGCTCACACCGGTGCCCCCCTCTGGGCAGAGGGTCTCTTTCACTGGGTTACTCTTGAAAAGTGCTGGCACTAGGGGGGTTTCAGATCAGAGCTGGAGTCCTGTCTTCCGGGGCTGCTCCACTGAGGGCCTTGTAGGAAACCACATTTATCTAGTGTCATCTCCATGGCAGCTCCTAGATAGCTGCACTCCCTTTACTCTGGTGACACATGAAGCCTGAGGGGAGGAGACCAGAGTATTGGGGAAAGCAACAGCGCTTGCTCTCACTGGCTTAGCATCTGCTGTCCTGTGGCTGTGTAGGGGCTTTCCTCTACTAGAGAAGCTGCCAAGCCTCGCTCAGTGAATCTGCTGCAGACAGCACAGTGGCACCTTCTCACTGTGGGGAATTCCCCTCTGCTTCATGGCCACCCTCGACTGGCTCTGAGGCAGCAGCACTGTTCGGATCTGACTTTCAGCTGCTCTTGCTCCCACGGGTTCTGGAGCTGCTTGAAGAACTGGGGTCTGCCACATGCGAGATGAGCCATAGGATGGGTCACTGGGTAAAGAGAGCCGCCTGGCACTTGAGGCCTAAGGGcaattccctgccctgccacaagCCTCCTGCTGGACCTTGGGCACGTCGCTTACAGCCAGATTGTTAAAGGGGTGTCGGCACCTGGGGGGGTTCAAAAGCACTGAGGTGGGTCAGTGATCTAACCAGGCACCTAAGTACTGTGCCCATTCCTGTCTCTGGGCCTccattccccagcactgccctgcctcgcAGATGATTGTGAGATTAGAGTGAAACCTATGggtgctcagacactgtggtGATGGGGGCTGGATAGCAGCGGAGATAGAAAAGGGAGGGCTGGGAAACAAGACTTCCCTTACACAAATGGCTATCTGATCTCATTCTTGCCTGCCCTCCCTCTCTGCTCTTAGGACGCCTGTCAAGCACAAATGATGCCATCTGACTCCTTTAACCCCTCCGAGTCCTGCCCCCATCTCTGCAACTGAGCTAGGAATGGGTCTATCAGCAGGTCTATAAGCAGCCACGTCTATCAGCAGCCAGGCCCAGAGCTACAGCGGAAGCAGAGGGGGCAGGCAAAGGGGATATTTGCCTCCCCAAATAATCTTCAAGGGACCCCAGATTATTATCAGAAAGGCCAAGCTATGTACAACCTTCATCCTTTATAAATCACAGCTAATACTGACCCAGTAGCCAAACGTTCCTTTTTTAACCTGGGCGGGACTCCCAGAAGGCTGTTGTCTTTTAACTAGCAGCATCCAGGGACCCCAAGACACCCGCTTGCCCCTCGTAGCAGTGAGACCCTAGAACCAGCCCCATCAGCAGCCTCTATTGCAAACCACAAGGTTTCGTTTGCTGTGCGGTGAGCCctggcaggagggggtggggttgtgcttGAGACTCCGAGGGAGTTACTGGggggctgcttctctgccccaAGGGCTGTCACATGAGACGCTGCAGGACTGTGTTTCACTGGGTGTTGAGGCTATGGGAGGAATAGCGAGGTTGCCGGCTCTAGTGCCAGCTGGATGCTGTTCACGCTTGGCTCTGAGATTGACTTTCATTGGACTCAGCCAAAGCCATGTCTCTGCTCTCCCAGCGCCTGGCCAAGGCAGCAGCTTGGTGGAGGGCAAGAAGCTCAGATTCCATGCCGGCCGGATGAAAGCGACATGGCTACTAGCCCTTGGGTAAGAACGTGCAGTGATCAAGGCCTCAGCTGGCATAGCAGGCTGCAGCAGCACAAAGCTCCAAGTCCCATATGGGCTTCATCCAAAGACTGCTGAGGTCCTTTAAAGCTCACAAGCGCTTCGTTATCTGATCCCTGGAGACCCTCGGTCAGCAGAACACGCTACTACAGCGAGGAAGCAGCTTTCATTCTGGCTTTATTAGTGGCTACAAATACAACTGCAGACTCCTGCCGCTAGAGGTTGGGTGTGAAAGCAGGGCTACATGTTTGGCTGGAAGGGGATCTGGGACCTTCTCTTTTCCACAAGACTTTCAGTGATATTGgccaactcctcccctcccccacgccaCATCCTGATAGATAACAGAGCAGAGACTCTCCCATCACTGCCAGCTAAATTCCTCTAGGTAATTTATTGCTTTTAATGTGCTAGTTAATTACATAgtgaattaaaaatgcatttgtcaaGGTGCTTGCGCTGTCCTCCGGCTCCACAAGGAATCCTCTCCATCCAGCCCTACAGACGGAAGAAAAGGAAACACAGGTGAAAGGTCTGAAAACAGGGCTGCAGCACAGCGCTTGCACGGGGGGCTCAGTGGTGAATGGACGCAGCTCTTGGGTGGATACCCAGGAAACAAAGCAGTGCCTGTCACAGCCCCCATCTTAGACTccagggactgaactggggaCCACCACAGTTAAGGTGTGAGTTAGAAAGCTAGGCTCTCTAGCTAGGGGCTGTCACAGACTCATGTCCTCTGGGGATCGGGCACCAAGTTGAACATCTAACACACGCTAATCAGTGAGTTGCAACTGAACAGAGGTGCCAGGACGTAAGGGGCAACATTCAAAGCTGGCCAGAGCATGACTGGGGCTCTCGGATGTAGAATGAAGTGTGAATCTGGCTATGCTCTTGAGTACGCTAGCTCTGGTGTACCAAGGCTGAGAGAAGGCATGTGACTCTAGCCACTTTCCTGTGGACACAGATTCTGAATCACATGGGCTGGAGGAAGGATACCAGCCCCAGGGATGCAATGGGAATCCAGGAAACCAGGGCCTAGGATGCTAGGGCTGGCACAATGCAACATGACCATTAAGAGAAGCCTTTACCTGAGGTTTACTTGAATGTGTGACTCTCAGTTCCGCCCCGGCCAAATCCTGCAAGAGAACCAGAACGGGGTCATTACCACCtgaggctggaggcagggagcaggaacCAGTGCCACGGCGGGAAGAGCCCTTGGGCCAACGAGACAACTGCCTCTCCTGCTGACCCATATTTCCTCAACTGTCTGTAGCCGTCTGTCGTTCTTCTCTTACACCGATtggcagctctttggggcaggggctgctgtgtttgtgcagcaggGGCCTGGTTCACAACAGGGATCCAAGGCACTATGCCAATATGAATAAGAGCGAGTACAGTGAGAGACATGCCTTCCAGTGTCCTGGAACTGCCACAGAGCACAGAGACCAAACACAACACCCAAGCTGGGGGGAGGACGATGACCACAGCCTGAATATTCCCAGGGCCATGAGCCAAAAGCCTAGGAGACACCACTGACAGCCCAAACCGTGGCTTTAGATGGGACTTGGACAGAGCCGTCTGCAATACGACATTTCAAATGGAAACCACTCACACACTGGGGCCCAACTTCCCTCCAGATAGAGAGGGAAACACTAACTGGGGTACAGAGGAGCTGGAACGAGAGTCAGAGCCTCTAATAGCTCGGTCACGAGCTCAACGTGGCCTGTGGCCAGCAGTGACCCAGTGCACTAAGGGCTGAGAGCCGGGCAGCAGCCTGTGTGAAGTGGGGCATGGGGTCCTAGTCCCTCAGTGGCACAGGAGCCCAGGTCACAAATGTAGGAGCACTAGCTAGCTGGCCCAGTGTTGTCAGCCTCGGTGGAAAGGGCAAGCAAGGAGCGCATGGGCTGAACTCCCTGCTCAGCCGGAGCACGCTAACAGGAGGCAGGCCCCAGGGAagccagccccggagctgctccTGCCATGCCCATCCTCTGCAGACGCAGAGGATTTCAGTCTCATCTTTAGCAGCAGCAAATTCATGTTCAGATGGCAGGGACTGGACTAggagacctcttgaggtcccatccagtcctacATGTCTATTTAAAACCTGTTCATAGTGTAAGGCCCCTCCCTACAGAATGCTGGAAGTGAACAGCCCCCCTGCTGGTAGCCCGAGCCCTGGCATGGTCTGTTAGAACTCCAGCCCTACAAGTGCTGATTAGACCCAGCCCACAGAGCATTACAGGGGGCCTACGTGCGGGGAACAGCGAGTGGCTTTTCCCCCCAGGGGATTGGTTCCAAAGAGCAGGAGAATCAAAAGGGGAAAGGAGCTCAGCCCTATAGCCATGGAGTTCCTGCCTCAACAGCCCGGACAGCACTCAGCCCCTGCATGGCTGTGAAAGGGACTGGGGTGTGAGTACACGTTACCCAGCCTTGTGGGGCTGTTCACAACAGCACCGCCAGAGCTTGCTCCTGCTCCCCCTTGGGGAGTCGCTGCTGAAAAGGAGGCTGGGGAATGACCTacctgcctgccccttccccgcagGCCTGCAGACCAGGAGAGGGAGCCATTTGAGGGCAGCCCAATGGCTGGCACAAGGTGTGCGGGAGCAGTCCTGGCAGAGACACTGCCTCCCGTAGGcgcagctccaccccaccccaaggcAAGAGCAGCAGGAGGAATCAAGGGTGATGCATAAAGAGGCCAAGTGGCACAAAGGGTGTGGAGTCCTCCTGGAAAGCCAGCTCCAGGTGCCAAGCATTGAAAACCAGGCCCAGGGGAAGGGCTAGGACAGGACAGGGTGAGCGTGAGGCTAGCAGCCCGGGAGGCAGCTGCCTACCCCTGGTGGGGAACATGCCTTTGTTACGGGGTTACTGGGTGATGGCTTCCCTCTTATCAGGCGCCTGGAAGCAGTGAGCTGGGGAAGGGACTTGAGACCAGGGCACTAAGGGAAGGAAACCCCTGTTGCGTGTGGGAGGAACATGGTCACCGTGTGGGTTATCTTTCAATTTACCCTCCAAACCAGCTGTGCGGAGCAGTCTGCCCTTCTCTCTgctgtcccagagctcaggctgcagcccaagccagaacgtctacactgcagttaaacagctattagcccaaatcagctggcacaggccagccgtgggcgTCTGATttttgtgtagatgtaccctcagtgcTCTCCTTCCCCGCCTTGCCCCCACAATCCTACAGGCTGCATACTCAGGAATTAAGGAATCTGAACTGGTGTCATCAGGGTTCCAGCTACTGATGTGCTAGCCCTGCCCTGGCAGCAGGACTGCAGCTCCTCTGAGCCCACTGAGGTGTCTTGGGGGGATACAAGTGGGTCCCATCCTCCAGAGACTGAGGATGCTGCTAGAAGAACCCTTTGCCTAGCGGCAGGAGGGGGCAGACTACAGTCACTCCTGACTCTAGTTCTCCCACTAAATGGCCTGGCGCAGCCTGGCATTTTACCCTTGTAGCTTCTAGAGATAAAGAGAGGGATTCCATGTTCCCAGCCAACCCACATGCTGACAAGCAACAGCTGCATAGCTCAGCCAGGGGTCTGGCTGCCTCATTGTCCAGCATAGCCCACTAGCTGCTGTTAAGGCTTAAGTCAATAACCTGCTGACTTGGAAAGGCATGTAGATTGTAGATGACACTTCACATTACACCCCAGCAGCCACAGAGTGGATGGCGGGGCAGGAATTCAAGTGGAATTCCACAGCTTCTAGCATTGAAGCCACATCAACAATCGCATTCAGCAAATCACATTCCAAAGGAGTGCATACTGACGTATTGAACCTGAAACCAAAGAGCTGTGGGGACTTTGGGTGGCGGCAGCAGAGAGGGGAGAATTCAGACCTGAAACTCAAAACTTTCTAAAGCTTGCTGAGTAGCAGTGTCTGGAGCCCTACAAGTTTTGAGATTCCTTCTCCTCAGCATTCTCATCTCTTCGAAGCCTCTAAGATATTCTGGCAAATTGCATGGGCTTGTGGGTTTTCACACCCTTCAATCTGTGACTACACGGCTGGGTTGGTCAGCGAGGCCGGCCTGTGAAAGTGTCCATACACCTTCACATTAGAGTGCCTCACTACAGTGAAATGTCCAAAGCACTTAAGTTGACTCATGCCATGTCCAGATGAGCAGGCCCATTTGTGCCATCACTCACACTGGTACAATGCCCATCAGCGCTGCAGTTGTGCTGCTGGAGCACTGTAGCGTAGATACGTCCCACAATGACAGGAGGGGGCTTTCTGTTGACGCAGGCAATCCACCTCTCTGACTGGCGGTAGGAGAATCCCTCTGTCGACCTAGCCACCTCTATATCATGGGTTAGGCTGACCTAACTACAGTGGTCAGGGCATGAAGCTAGCTCAACCTAAATTGTAGGTGTAGGCCAGGCCAcagcattgacctaactctgctcctgctgaagtaaaaagcaaaactcccattgacttctgagCTGGGCCAGCGCTGAGACCTCTTGAGACCTTTTGAACATCCTACCCAGAGAGAAACCACAGTGCAGATCCAGAGGAGCACCTCTCCGGCCGATGTGACTGGAGACTGTGAGAGACAGAGCTTCTGCTCCAAAGGCCACAATTCAAGTTTGAGGCAGTGCCTATAAAGAGGTCAAGGGAAAGTTGCCCGGCCCctggagaaaggggaaggaggcGTGAGTAGATGTCGAAGGGTGACTGCACACAGGAGGATGTGGGCTGACAGCCTTACGAGTGGAGATTGTGAAGGGGAGGACAGGTGTAAAGTGTAATGGGTGTAGGTGTATTTAGGGGTGTGCACATGGCTCTAGCGGTTTGCCCacaagtttaggaacatatgggGGAAGACAAGGGGCTAAGGGGGAGTGGCTATGGGGAGTGCATGGGGGGCTTGTGAGCTGGGAGTTCAGGCAGGAGTGGCTATGGATggacacagggggtgtgtgtgcgcatggATCTGTGTGCTGGAACATGCGATCATGCTTCTGGGCAAGAATCCCAGGAGACAGACACCATCAGTCCCAGTACCCAATATCCCACCCCTCCCTACTGGAAGCCCCAAGCATGGAGAAACTTACCTTTGGGTCCAAACAAGGCAGAGTAGCACGGCTGGTTGCAATAGGGCTTcccatcatgctgcagagagagaagagaCTCCTCAGTGCCACGTTACTCAGGGGAGTCTGAGACAAGCAGGCACCAGGAACTGGGCACCAGCTACTGGGCCCACTCTTAATCCTGTGTGTATGGAGCTAGATTCACAACTCCTGGGCCCTGTTCTCTTGTCCCAGCTGTGTCAGTGACCTCCCCTACTGCCTGCCAGTCCTGTCCTGGGCCCTGCCATTGTTCTGCCAGTCACTCCGAGTGGAGTCCTGACCTCAACTAAAGAAACAGCCACATGCTGGGAGAGCCAAATCAGAGCCTCGTCTAAGGTTCACTCACGTTCCTCCTCACCTGAGGCCTGCTCTGGATGTAGGTCTCTGGATAAGATTAGAGCAACCTGCGCCACCCAGCCCACAATCCTAGTGACACTCTGCCCTGTTACACACAATGGAGAGTTCCCTACAGGATTTCTCCAACTCAGCAAATCCCGACTGCAGGGGACCTGGACTGGCCCAGTGTCTCCGCCCTGTCAAGTTAGTTCAGTTACTATGGCACCCCGCTCACTGGGCTAGCTGTATATCTGAGCTCTGGCAGCCTGGTGCTGGCAAACCAGCCTGCCCGCACACACAGCAAGCCCACAGCTTGGAGCTGGCTAATGCAGAGTTCTTGCTACTTTGAGGCAGGGCTCCCAGGTAGTCCTATATTCCATGGAATCAACCAAAGAATTAACCCCTGCTGCAGAATCTCAGCTTCCCCTCTTTTAAAATTCAATTTCTGGCCCTCAAGTCTGAGAGCTGAGTAACTGATGCAGCAATGGCTGCTTGCATCTGCAGAGCGCTTGAACCAATAGCTCCAAGAGCTGTGAACTCCTCGCTCATCTCAGGCAGGGCCCCATGCACCCTGTGATTCTACAGCAGTGGAGCTTGCCATTGGCCCAGGATGCCACGGAATGCAGCCTTCTTGCCCTGGCATTAGCTGTTTTGCTGCAGCCAGACCCCCTCTGGCCAGCTGCAACCTGCCTCTTGCTCTCCATATTTCCCCATAAGGGGGAAATGATTTTACTGTGTACAGCACGTGCACTAGGAGTCCAGCTTGCAGCCAAGGAGCAGGGAGAAGCCAGAAACATCGGCTGGGCAGCTAGGTGGCCTGGAGATCCCCCAGCGGTCCAGGCCCAGGGCAATGAGCTGCTGAAGCTTGCTATAAGCTCCCTGCTTCCAGGGGTGAAGGAGGACAGCACTGCAGTAACAGAGGCCAGGGGAATAGAGCCAGGCTGGctggagatagggtgaccagatgtcctgattttatagggacagtcctgatatttggggcttttttataTATGGGCTCCTATTGCTCCCACcaacccctgtcccaatttttcacatttgctatctggtcactctagctgGAGAGTAGAGTGAGAACCCCACCCTCAGAAATAGCCAGCAACAATTTGTACCTCAGTGAGCCTTACAAGTCTGAGCCTgtgcagtgagtgtgtgtgagggggagggaacGAGGGTACTGCATGGTGCAGGGATAAAGTCATGTTGCTGCAGAATTTCAGAGCTGGGACTGTGAAATATGGGCCCTTTGGGCTGTGGAGTACCTGGGGATCCACTTTGCAAAGGCAGGGTACACTATGCTGCCGCCCACAGGAAGCAGCTGATTAAAGGTTCTAGACAAGTCTCTCCTACACGTTGGAAGATGTAGCTAAGAGTTACAGTGACACAGAACTGGTGGCCACCTCACCCCTTACCTCAGCATGGCCGCCTGAAGTCAGGGTCTTGTTGCATTTCTCACACTTCAAGCATGGTCGATGCCAGTCTT
This genomic interval carries:
- the CRIP1 gene encoding cysteine-rich protein 1, with protein sequence MPKCPRCQKEVYFAEKVTSLGKDWHRPCLKCEKCNKTLTSGGHAEHDGKPYCNQPCYSALFGPKGFGRGGTESHTFK